tggcgaccagtccagggtgtcccttgcctactgcccagagccagctgagataggcgccagcaccccccgcgacccttgtgaggaataagcggtcaagaaaatggatggatggatggatgttttggtaATGGTGAACCTTCAAAGAACTGCTACTAGTTGACACACGGAGTAACAACACATACCTGTCCAAACAGAGCAACATTACtcatttccattaaaaaataatataaacacatCTATGTATAAAGTGTACTCTAAATGAACTGCGATTTCATGTCAGGTTCACTGTACATCAGATTATTTCTAACATTGTTTAGATGTTGAGTTTCTTTTCCCTAAATTGAGTTTTTTGAAAGTCTCCTCTGCCTGGTTACGTTCAATTGCACTGATGAACACTCACAGGTTGTAGAAATTGATTTCCTTTTTGCTAAAATGTCCCATGAATTTGCACTTATGCCTGAAGGAAGAGCTTGAAGGAGTTCAATTCTGtgttttcttgtaattttaacgaggtgtgtgtgtgtggggggggggggggggggggggtgatttcTCACTCACTGTGCCTTTAGGGTGTCTTGAAAAGAAATGGGAGCGGTCACGTCACTGGAAAAGCTTTTACTTGGATGGGCCACGAGTAACGCATGCTCATGATTAACTGCAAGTACAGTAGTTCGCCACAAGGGGGCGAGTCAGACAAGCGTTCACTACTGCCTTTGGAGCTCGGAATTTCCTATGCACTAACTACTGAGCAAGAACGCACTTTAACAGCACCACGTGACACACTTGAAAGCTTGCAATTGTGCGCACGTGTTTGTTTGCTGGATATCCTTTGTACATATGCGGCGTATGCTTTTCAAACAAACCAAAGATATGTCGTTTATTGAATGTCAAACACCTgagcttgccttttttttttttttaaatctctgtaAATTTGGTTTGTAAGTTGTAAAAGAAGagtttgttttaataataaaaacatcagGTACTCCAATAAAATGTTACTCCATAGTATTACTTTGCCAACAGCGATTAGATATAGGAAAATCCCCTTTTGCAGGTTTCCTTGTAAACATGCAAATCTTGAAAGGAGCAGAATAAAAAAAGTAGGAATATTTGTATGCCTTTCTGTTACTCTTCCAGTCTCTGATGCAATCTATAGAGAATCTTCAACAGGATTTTCATAGAGGGAAGAGGCTTTACGGCACAGATGGAGAGAGACATAATGCAAATAAGTCCAAAGTGCCATTTCATTTGCCAAAGCTGTGAAATTCACAAAAGAACGCCAAAGACACAGCcaggtcacttttcaaaatcatCTTTATTTCTATAAGGAAACACGTTAAACTCAGTTTATCATTTTACCGTACATAACATTTGAACACTGAAATGAAGACAATGAAAgctggacacccttatgttcaATAGGAAaggcagaccaaaaaaaaaaaaaaaatcaacattaaaGCACTTGTGgttgcatttgtatttaaatatactgaATAAAGTGCACTCTCATAAAAACAGAACATGCCAAAGCAACAGATTCACCAATTCACTTCAAGTTTGCATTCctgtaaataaaagtcaaattttgCAAAATGGGCAATCAAAGCCAAATCGTGTGGCAAGTATTTATTCCATATCCTCGATATCCTGATTTTAAGGTTAGGAttgtgttttacattttttcactACAGGATGAAAATTCAGCACACTAGTAGGACAACTTAGGCATACTAGTAAGAAAACCACATACTAGTTAACATCTATGCACTACTACCAAATTGCTAGGTTAAAGTAGTATGCAGTATGCCTCAGGTAACCCGTAGTTGCCCTACTAGTAAGTGAAAAAGAGCATACTAGTATATTGTCGCCGTCAGGTGGAAACTTAATATTTTCCAAAATATGGCCAATTTCTCATTTTTTGACAAATGCTTTTCCCAACATTATTTGTTGAACTTACACATTAGTAACCTATATAAAGTGTAGAAGGAACTGATCAGCTACAAAGTAACAATTTAACTGCTTAGTCAACTTgccgtttatttttattgcatACTTAATGGCTCCTGAACCATAGAATCATAGTTGTCgcgatttctttttttaaatgtcaagatTCCACCCAACAGAGACGATAAAGGATATAGAAGAAACGCTCAAAAACATCTTCCCATTTGCCGCAAGCTTTTGATTATCATCAGTATTCCTCATCCAAGTCGGAGAAGTCGACAGAAGGTCGGCAATCTTGTTCCTCATAGTCAGTTTCCTCCTGAGACTCTGCAGCAACGAGAAACTGCAGTCGGTGAATCGGGCAACGCGCATGCATGCACAGAAATGTGTAAAGCccttttgagcatttattccatATCTAAGTTAAAAGGTCATGTAATGAATCCCTTTTGGCCTACTAGTATTACTAATACATGGAGCTTAAACTGAATATCAAAGGTATGGAACTTGTTTGCAACACGTAAGGGGAAGGGTGACGTACCGGTACTTTCAAGGTTGTCAAAGTCTTCTGGATAAAATCTCAGCAATCGGCTGGTTTCAAAACCAACACATTCCTACcaacagtgaaaataaaaaataaaaaaattaaaaattacaagCTTCACGCTGGTGCTTGTGATTCAcaataaaatcagtcaaatatgCAAACTTGTAAACTTGTGTTATATATGTagagactaaaatgaagcactTGCTGGCTCCGGGTgggggagtggaaccgtcacttgccttcggtgccagtTGCCGTGGGTtcgctttatttttatttttattttttttatttttttatttatttattttattttttttatttttttatttttttttttatcatcattttaaacttccttatgttaatttttttaaagtttgttgaataatgttttaagattgttagtttgtaacctattttcatttatttttcttcctctgaatgttaactactatttcttgatgcttatgtgttgtctttcctcgtgtaaagcacattgagttgccttgtgtatgaaatgtgctatacaaataaacttgccttgccttgccttgccttgcttccccgcctgggagaccatgcaagtttttgtgcgtgtttgtgtgagtgagtgagagataaaaaaaaaataataataaaatacttgcGATATTTGACTCCTCTAGGAGTGCTCTTGGTTTAACGATGCAGTGTAAAATGTAGtaaatttccattatttttaaacaaagagcACCATATagaagagtaaaaaaataaaataaaaatattgcaagtgcttcatgaagcttcattttccccatCACATCTGTGACTAATATTGCATGTTCTGCTTAATTACATTCTATGCTAGTTTGTTAGCCTCATCTATGGTGTTTCATATTATATGCTAGCGTTAAGCTATTTTATGTCCTTAATGAAATTAAGTTTGGATGAAGAGCCAATACCAGTTATCAATAACTGCCACTTTATGATCGGTAACTAGGAATTAGAATAGAGAATTGCCATTcattttcatgcaattttaagcaaACTGCTACAtgtctagggatgtaacgatatccaaatatcacgatacgatattgcgATATggagctcacgatacgataattatcacgatgttgtggggaggttggcgagacAAAAAAAGGtcccaatattgttaaaaaaatgagttcatgcaaaaaaaaaaaaaaataaaaaaaataaaaaaaaataaaataaaattgggcttttgtacataacagcaatgaaaaatatagaaatataagatatataaaaatattgaggaacttacttgctaatgtacacacacatttgagttcctccacatattgactcgcttcacaagcatattcgacgatcatctgacgattagcatagattttaaacatagaagggccaaaacatccctaatgaaaattaaattgcactaaaagagtagccaccagagggtgctacaactgcacaaatggaaatcaattgaATTTTTGAGTAGATGTGTTggttttaaatatcatgaacatgacgacgacgatattgtggcagttttaatatcacaatattgcccttattgttacatccctatgtaTATGTCTCTGTTTAAATGTATCTGTTACCATTTTATTTTGAGGGTGgggattttatgtatcaaaagtactagtggtattagTACTTATCAGTCTGAAAGCAAGTGGTAACAAACATCCATACTACTAATCCCGTCCATGGCTTTTTTTGCGttctgttagcattaagctagctgacagTCACGAAATGATTACGTTTGGGTTGATGTGTCAGTttcacagtaaacttcaactgtgaGTGACAAACTGCTTGTAGCGAGCACGCGTCGCCACCAAGTGTCTTCTTCTCCGAGTGATGTTATGGCAGCCATCACAACGAGAAAGTGAGAACAGGCTTTAAGCTAAGGAATATTTTCAACAAAGTTTTAATGCTTGCAATTCATATATAGTGTGTGGGGAGTGAAACTAAAGAACAATGTTATTTTTAGCCTAATAGCATAGCTGCCACAATCatatcaattattaaaaaaaaaaaaaaacctttaagcCTTACTCATCCGGGTCATGGCAACTTGTTATGCTATTCAGCTAATAAATGCTAACtttcacaataataaaaataaataaactaacaacaaccaccaccaccaccacaacaacaaccaagCGTTGATTTACgcacattttttgttataatgCAGACGGCAAGTGTGCGTTTGTGCGTACCCCAACTGCATGGAGTACCCCCCGGACATCCGACAACCTCTGTTCATAAAACTGCAACAGGACCACCATATACAGACCACTGCTGACCAAGCTGTCAAATTCAGACTGCGGAGCAAGACGAGACATCTCAGCACAACTGTGCACCGACGTACCCAAGAATATCGACGTATAACATCCGTGGAAACCGACGACAATCCTTACCTGCGTATGTGCCCTGTACAGCTGCTGAACATCAAAGTCGTCAATGTTCAAGCGCAATTTCGCCTTGCAGAGTTCACAATTTGTGATGGCCTCTAGGTTTGTGCCTTCAAAGATGAAATTGGAAAAAGTTTAACATTAGTCATCAGCAGATCTTCCAAAATAAGTAACGAGACTATTTTGACACGTTTTAAAATATGCTCGTAAAaagttgtaaataaaataaagaacaatGGAAAAAGGTGTGGCGCACCTGAACCAATTTTGGAGGAGAGCCACCTCTTGATGCAGTCCTGGTGGACGTATTGTAGACTTCCTGTGCATCGGCAAGGTTGAATCAAAGGGTTGGATGCAGACTCTTGTCCCATCTGGCAGATTCGGCATCTGTCGCCTTCGTCATCGTCGGAATCTTCCAGCAAAAGTCTAGTAAAAAGAACGGCATTAGTGCCCTTATTCTAATACTCTGGGCTATGAATGACTTTTAAAttggtttgtgtttttctttaattctttgaatttATTCATGTATGAATGGTGATATACAAATAAACGTGCTATGAATTCTGCtagtgagacaaaaaaaaaaaaaaaaagccattataaggacatatataaaaataaataaaaatatttaaccaaaaaaataataatctgtctgagccgcaaaacatttcaacattgcGTTGAATGAAACAGTATATTAGTTTACGTCTAATGTACtgtgctaattagagctgccccacaacacaaaaatatgccCCACCCAATAcatggagattctacatttagTCTtacgtttttggattttttggggggtaattATTTGGACTtcgtttttcatacattttttagactttttggcaattttatggacatacggtaaatttctgcctctcttccttttcttttttaatattttatggctttgctttttttttttttttttttttttttacttttttgctatgaattttctgacattttgggcaattttttggggggcaaatTTTCAGGAATTCTTttatttctgcacattttatagtttgtatttttttttttttaaattaaatcctCTGCCATTGTTGGTAATCTCACAGACATTttataccgattccgatacccagttttgcagtatcggacgatgccgataccatagacacctaagtttttttttttcctttctcaaCATGAgctggaattaatggtatcggcatgttacttgtgcgtACTCACCGATACCTCTGTTTTAATGCGGTAttggggcctctgccgataccattatcggtatcggaacaacacttacTTATGATAATTTCTTGCTttccctcttcctttttggacattttagaaCCATTACTAGAACCATTTTATCTACCTTTCATCTCCCTGACAACATCAaaatttggactgacattttttggaatatttaattcaatatttttatctaaatcatttaaaaaaaatatgtaaaaaaattaaattactattttttaagAAATACACAGGAGAGCGGCCTAAAGGAATATTtgattcattgagccatttgAAAACAATGTGATAAattatacctttaaaaactaattttgccacttcttgtcaactgatgacatcatctgtgctgaggaaataggtaacgactaatcatggctcagtttgctgaacaAGAACAGgtcagccatgattggtcgttaactttttcctcagcacaggttacAGTacgtggaaaaatgtgttttaaaagttaattgtacatgaaatattATGAAGTTGTAAAATTAAATCTGGACAAAAGATTATCCTTttaatgctgaaaatggctcaatgagtaaaGAGACACGTGTcaccagagccgcaggttgcagatcCCTGCactagtaccgtattttcacgactataaggcggaCTTAAGTCTTAAAATTTTCTCAAAACTCGATGGTGTGCCTTTTGTGTGCATAGAGTTCCAAAATCTGTAAAAGTTGCTGATCAAAAAATATTAGAACATTCTTAAATACCTCAAGTACAACCAAACTCAGTTTACATCGCTATATACTTCAATAAAAGCACAACCAAACTCAGTTTTGCTCCattgcctttttaaaaacatatgctAGCAAGTGAAAGCAGGCTACCAACTGTTTTGAGCTAGCGTATGTTTAACCGTTTTGTTTTCGAAGCATGTATGTCAATTACCTCTCCTTAATCATGCGGAGTTTCTCTTGTTTGATGCCTGCGCTGTCCAGCGTCCTCTCATCGCCACCTTGTGGTAAGGAGGCCCCATTTTGGAGTGGCGCTTCCCAACGGCGCTGCGCCAAGCCTGCTAAAGCTTCCACCATTTGGGGTACCTCGTCTTCCTCTTGCCTGCGAGGACAGGGAGCCCCGTACCGATGCAAACCCAACGCCCCTTGCTCCTCttcgtcatcatcgtcatcctcTTCGTCATTCTGAGCCGCACTCAGTTCGAGGTCATCCCATTTTCTCAGCAAGTGTTGAGGACAACTAAGACCAGCAGATGAGTGCCCGCTCTCGTCCCGTGTGTGTCTTCGCAGACTAGAGTCGAGAGGAGGGCAGCGGCTCCGCAGAGAGGAAGAAAGCCAGGAGTCTCCACCACTGGCTGCCTCTCGGGTCCCCTCTTCAGGCTCTCTGGGCAATGGCAACCGAGATCCAGCCACTCCACGGTCTTTATTCTCCCAAATGCGGGAAAGATCCAATCTGTGCTGCCTGGTCCCGGGAGCGTTCGGCGACCAACTGCGAGGGGTCTGCTCCGTACCAGAAGACATTGTGTCTCCCTCATCGGTGTCCAAAGACAGACTGTCACCAAACGAGCGGACGCTGGATGAGCGACTGGAGGAAGGCGAGTCTTGACTGGATTGGGTCGAGAAGAGGCGGGATAAGCGCTGCCGCCTGGATGTACACTCGTGGGGGTCGTCACTTTTGGGGGTAGGTCTTCGAGTTAGTGGGACTTTAGGTCTGCAAGAGGTAGGCTGTTCCTGAACTGAGGCACGTTGGGATGAGGCTTTCAATAACAGCGTCGAGGGGCTGTTACGTGCTGTGGACAAGCGATGGGTGAACGAGGTGGAGGCGACGTGACCGCCTGGGGCGCTTTCTCGTGCAGCAGTCAAGGTGCACGACGAGTAGTCTTTGGGTCGTGCTCCTTGGGCGTAAGTGGAAGCTAGACGGGCTGTCTGATCTGAATGCAGAAGgaggggggagagaaaaaaaaaaaaaaaaaaaaaaaacgtgagcaCTTGCGTCAGCA
Above is a genomic segment from Festucalex cinctus isolate MCC-2025b chromosome 4, RoL_Fcin_1.0, whole genome shotgun sequence containing:
- the marchf7 gene encoding E3 ubiquitin-protein ligase MARCHF7 isoform X1, which gives rise to MDSTYLRLPLCLSTSRSSYMSTPRASLSSSYSSSSSSTSMGPSRLYSRESLPHRDCFPRASSTYKADVGQKADTDTNLLGVKETDISSRQSSRLLRSSSDYSSSDRHSSCSSSWNPLTSSTRSYERPWTESSSVSSRTKLTVPEGMFSHSSLSTSTDYGDNKRPQLICSNIGRYSSFRTSFTGSNYTSSGLNNARAESSRCSSCLMPRSSTSCSRPLLSSREVETPKEPDQTARLASTYAQGARPKDYSSCTLTAARESAPGGHVASTSFTHRLSTARNSPSTLLLKASSQRASVQEQPTSCRPKVPLTRRPTPKSDDPHECTSRRQRLSRLFSTQSSQDSPSSSRSSSVRSFGDSLSLDTDEGDTMSSGTEQTPRSWSPNAPGTRQHRLDLSRIWENKDRGVAGSRLPLPREPEEGTREAASGGDSWLSSSLRSRCPPLDSSLRRHTRDESGHSSAGLSCPQHLLRKWDDLELSAAQNDEEDDDDDEEEQGALGLHRYGAPCPRRQEEDEVPQMVEALAGLAQRRWEAPLQNGASLPQGGDERTLDSAGIKQEKLRMIKERLLLEDSDDDEGDRCRICQMGQESASNPLIQPCRCTGSLQYVHQDCIKRWLSSKIGSGTNLEAITNCELCKAKLRLNIDDFDVQQLYRAHTQSEFDSLVSSGLYMVVLLQFYEQRLSDVRGVLHAVGECVGFETSRLLRFYPEDFDNLESTESQEETDYEEQDCRPSVDFSDLDEEY
- the marchf7 gene encoding E3 ubiquitin-protein ligase MARCHF7 isoform X4 → MDSTYLRLPLCLSTSRLYSRESLPHRDCFPRASSTYKADVGQKADTDTNLLGVKETDISSRQSSRLLRSSSDYSSSDRHSSCSSSWNPLTSSTRSYERPWTESSSVSSRTKLTVPEGMFSHSSLSTSTDYGDNKRPQLICSNIGRYSSFRTSFTGSNYTSSGLNNARAESSRCSSCLMPRSSTSCSRPLLSSREVETPKEPDQTARLASTYAQGARPKDYSSCTLTAARESAPGGHVASTSFTHRLSTARNSPSTLLLKASSQRASVQEQPTSCRPKVPLTRRPTPKSDDPHECTSRRQRLSRLFSTQSSQDSPSSSRSSSVRSFGDSLSLDTDEGDTMSSGTEQTPRSWSPNAPGTRQHRLDLSRIWENKDRGVAGSRLPLPREPEEGTREAASGGDSWLSSSLRSRCPPLDSSLRRHTRDESGHSSAGLSCPQHLLRKWDDLELSAAQNDEEDDDDDEEEQGALGLHRYGAPCPRRQEEDEVPQMVEALAGLAQRRWEAPLQNGASLPQGGDERTLDSAGIKQEKLRMIKERLLLEDSDDDEGDRCRICQMGQESASNPLIQPCRCTGSLQYVHQDCIKRWLSSKIGSGTNLEAITNCELCKAKLRLNIDDFDVQQLYRAHTQSEFDSLVSSGLYMVVLLQFYEQRLSDVRGVLHAVGECVGFETSRLLRFYPEDFDNLESTESQEETDYEEQDCRPSVDFSDLDEEY
- the marchf7 gene encoding E3 ubiquitin-protein ligase MARCHF7 isoform X5 — encoded protein: MDSTYLRLPLCLSTSRSSYMSTPRASLSSSYSSSSSSTSMGPSRLYSRESLPHRDCFPRASSTYKADVGQKADTDTNLLGVKETDISSRQSSRLLRSSSDYSSSDRHSSCSSSWNPLTSSTRSYERPWTESSSVSSRTKLTVPEGMFSHSSLSTSTDYGDNKRPQLICSNIGRYSSFRTSFTGSNYTSSGLNNARAESSRCSSCLMPRSSTSCSRPLLSSREVETPKEPDQTARLASTYAQGARPKDYSSCTLTAARESAPGGHVASTSFTHRLSTARNSPSTLLLKASSQRASVQEQPTSCRPKVPLTRRPTPKSDDPHECTSRRQRLSRLFSTQSSQDSPSSSRSSSVRSFGDSLSLDTDEGDTMSSGTEQTPRSWSPNAPGTRQHRLDLSRIWENKDRGVAGSRLPLPREPEEGTREAASGGDSWLSSSLRSRCPPLDSSLRRHTRDESGHSSAGLSCPQHLLRKWDDLELSAAQNDEEDDDDDEEEQGALGLHRYGAPCPRRQEEDEVPQMVEALAGLAQRRWEAPLQNGASLPQGGDERTLDSAGIKQEKLRMIKERLLLEDSDDDEGDRCRICQMGQESASNPLIQPCRCTGSLQYVHQDCIKRWLSSKIGSGTNLEAITNCELCKAKLRLNIDDFDVQQLYRAHTQECVGFETSRLLRFYPEDFDNLESTESQEETDYEEQDCRPSVDFSDLDEEY
- the marchf7 gene encoding E3 ubiquitin-protein ligase MARCHF7 isoform X3; translation: MDSTYLRLPLCLSTSRSSYMSTPRASLSSSYSSSSSSTSMGPSRLYSRESLPHRDCFPRASSTYKADVGQKSSRLLRSSSDYSSSDRHSSCSSSWNPLTSSTRSYERPWTESSSVSSRTKLTVPEGMFSHSSLSTSTDYGDNKRPQLICSNIGRYSSFRTSFTGSNYTSSGLNNARAESSRCSSCLMPRSSTSCSRPLLSSREVETPKEPDQTARLASTYAQGARPKDYSSCTLTAARESAPGGHVASTSFTHRLSTARNSPSTLLLKASSQRASVQEQPTSCRPKVPLTRRPTPKSDDPHECTSRRQRLSRLFSTQSSQDSPSSSRSSSVRSFGDSLSLDTDEGDTMSSGTEQTPRSWSPNAPGTRQHRLDLSRIWENKDRGVAGSRLPLPREPEEGTREAASGGDSWLSSSLRSRCPPLDSSLRRHTRDESGHSSAGLSCPQHLLRKWDDLELSAAQNDEEDDDDDEEEQGALGLHRYGAPCPRRQEEDEVPQMVEALAGLAQRRWEAPLQNGASLPQGGDERTLDSAGIKQEKLRMIKERLLLEDSDDDEGDRCRICQMGQESASNPLIQPCRCTGSLQYVHQDCIKRWLSSKIGSGTNLEAITNCELCKAKLRLNIDDFDVQQLYRAHTQSEFDSLVSSGLYMVVLLQFYEQRLSDVRGVLHAVGECVGFETSRLLRFYPEDFDNLESTESQEETDYEEQDCRPSVDFSDLDEEY
- the marchf7 gene encoding E3 ubiquitin-protein ligase MARCHF7 isoform X2 yields the protein MDSTYLRLPLCLSTSRSSYMSTPRASLSSSYSSSSSSTSMGPSRLYSRESLPHRDCFPRASSTYKADVGQKADTDTNLLGVKETDISSRQSSRLLRSSSDYSSSDRHSSCSSSWNPLTSSTRSYERPWTESSSVSSRTKLTVPEGMFSHSSLSTSTDYGDNKRPQLICSNIGRYSSFRTSFTGSNYTSSGLNNARESSRCSSCLMPRSSTSCSRPLLSSREVETPKEPDQTARLASTYAQGARPKDYSSCTLTAARESAPGGHVASTSFTHRLSTARNSPSTLLLKASSQRASVQEQPTSCRPKVPLTRRPTPKSDDPHECTSRRQRLSRLFSTQSSQDSPSSSRSSSVRSFGDSLSLDTDEGDTMSSGTEQTPRSWSPNAPGTRQHRLDLSRIWENKDRGVAGSRLPLPREPEEGTREAASGGDSWLSSSLRSRCPPLDSSLRRHTRDESGHSSAGLSCPQHLLRKWDDLELSAAQNDEEDDDDDEEEQGALGLHRYGAPCPRRQEEDEVPQMVEALAGLAQRRWEAPLQNGASLPQGGDERTLDSAGIKQEKLRMIKERLLLEDSDDDEGDRCRICQMGQESASNPLIQPCRCTGSLQYVHQDCIKRWLSSKIGSGTNLEAITNCELCKAKLRLNIDDFDVQQLYRAHTQSEFDSLVSSGLYMVVLLQFYEQRLSDVRGVLHAVGECVGFETSRLLRFYPEDFDNLESTESQEETDYEEQDCRPSVDFSDLDEEY